One genomic segment of Pelagerythrobacter marensis includes these proteins:
- a CDS encoding TonB-dependent receptor, whose translation MLYRHLISARSLSLPVALALAAMAVPGQAQDRSSAPDPAPAGPDADDFHDRRVAPTGEIVVTATGLEQLDVLAGTTVVEGAELQRNLDGQLGEVLAKVPGVSATSFSPGASRPILRGFSGERVKVLIDGIGAIDASNTSADHATSIDPLTAERIEVLRGPAVLLYGSQAIGGAVNVIDKRIPLRRLNEPFHFDALAGADTASDLREGGASLDLPLGERFVVHVDGAYRKTGDLEIPGYVAAPELRADLLADAAEEEEEGHLDEAEELREAADQRDRLPNSGTETWSANAGFAFFEGDSNLGASFGIYDTTYGVPLSPGTSHHHGEEEEDHDDDHDDDHDHDEDHDEDHDHEEEHGHGDELVTIALRQYRADLRGRLALGDGFFSALNTRVGFSDYTHTEFEGDEVGTVFEVKGIEARAELEQNRSGNWGGSTGVQYYFRDFDAYGAEAYVPKNHTDQIAVFTLQEIDFQPFQLELAARYEATDVESQVAGFDRSFETFSGALGLVYETAGGLRFGITGSRAERAPSAEELLSDGPHIATQAYEIGDPDLDVEGAWGVEAFVRGALGDGTISLAIFRNWFDDYIYLAETGEEEDELPVFQYLQGDARYFGVEGQLTYPLYKTEGFTLLADLRGDYVRAELDDGTPLPRIPPLRLLGALEAQTGPVDARVEVQWSDRQDSVAPFESATDSFTFVNASLAWKPLRGNDNVTVTLQANNLFDAEGRRHASFTKDFVPLAGRNFKIGVRTSF comes from the coding sequence ATGTTGTATCGTCATCTTATTTCCGCTCGCTCCCTGTCGCTCCCCGTCGCTCTCGCCCTTGCGGCAATGGCCGTGCCGGGCCAGGCGCAAGACCGTTCTTCTGCGCCCGATCCGGCACCCGCCGGGCCCGACGCGGACGATTTTCACGATCGCCGTGTCGCCCCGACGGGCGAGATCGTGGTGACCGCCACGGGGCTGGAACAGCTCGACGTGCTGGCCGGTACGACGGTGGTCGAAGGGGCGGAGCTGCAGCGCAACCTCGACGGCCAGCTCGGCGAGGTTCTGGCCAAGGTGCCGGGCGTTTCGGCGACAAGTTTCTCGCCCGGCGCATCGCGCCCCATCCTGCGCGGGTTTTCGGGCGAACGGGTGAAAGTGCTGATCGATGGGATCGGCGCGATCGACGCGTCCAACACTTCGGCCGACCATGCGACCTCGATCGACCCGCTCACGGCTGAACGGATAGAGGTGCTGCGCGGCCCGGCTGTGCTGCTTTACGGCAGCCAGGCAATCGGCGGTGCGGTCAACGTCATCGACAAGCGCATTCCGCTGCGCCGGTTGAACGAACCGTTCCACTTCGATGCCCTGGCCGGTGCCGACACGGCATCCGACTTGCGCGAAGGCGGTGCCTCGCTCGACCTGCCGCTGGGCGAACGCTTCGTGGTTCACGTCGACGGCGCCTATCGCAAGACCGGCGATCTGGAGATTCCCGGCTATGTCGCCGCGCCCGAACTGCGTGCCGATCTGCTCGCCGATGCGGCGGAGGAGGAAGAGGAAGGGCATCTGGACGAGGCCGAGGAACTGCGGGAAGCCGCCGATCAGCGGGACCGGCTGCCCAACAGCGGTACTGAGACATGGAGCGCCAATGCCGGCTTTGCCTTCTTCGAAGGCGACAGCAATCTGGGCGCGTCTTTCGGAATTTACGACACGACTTATGGTGTGCCGCTGAGCCCGGGCACAAGCCATCATCATGGCGAGGAAGAGGAAGATCATGACGATGATCATGATGACGACCACGACCATGATGAGGATCACGACGAAGATCACGATCATGAAGAGGAGCACGGCCACGGCGACGAGTTGGTGACGATCGCGCTGCGCCAGTACCGCGCCGATTTGCGCGGGCGCCTGGCGCTGGGCGATGGCTTCTTCTCCGCGCTCAATACCCGTGTCGGCTTCAGCGATTACACCCATACCGAATTCGAAGGCGACGAAGTCGGCACCGTGTTCGAAGTGAAGGGGATCGAAGCGCGCGCCGAATTGGAACAGAACCGCAGTGGCAACTGGGGTGGTTCGACCGGCGTGCAGTACTATTTCCGCGATTTCGATGCCTATGGCGCCGAAGCCTACGTGCCCAAGAATCACACCGATCAGATCGCGGTGTTCACGTTGCAGGAAATCGATTTCCAGCCGTTCCAGCTCGAACTCGCCGCGCGGTACGAGGCGACCGACGTGGAATCGCAAGTGGCCGGTTTCGATCGTTCGTTCGAAACGTTCTCGGGCGCGCTGGGGCTGGTTTACGAAACCGCTGGCGGGCTGCGCTTCGGCATAACCGGCAGCCGCGCAGAACGCGCACCCAGCGCCGAAGAACTGCTGTCGGACGGCCCCCACATTGCAACCCAGGCTTACGAGATCGGCGATCCCGACCTCGATGTAGAGGGTGCCTGGGGCGTCGAGGCTTTCGTGCGCGGCGCGCTGGGCGATGGCACGATCAGCCTCGCGATTTTCCGCAACTGGTTCGACGATTACATCTACCTTGCCGAAACCGGCGAGGAAGAAGACGAATTGCCGGTGTTCCAGTATCTGCAGGGCGATGCCCGCTATTTCGGGGTGGAGGGGCAGCTGACCTATCCGCTCTACAAGACCGAAGGCTTCACGCTGCTCGCCGATCTGCGCGGCGACTACGTCCGGGCCGAACTCGATGACGGTACGCCGCTGCCGCGTATTCCCCCGCTGCGCCTGCTTGGCGCGCTGGAAGCGCAGACAGGGCCGGTGGATGCGCGGGTGGAAGTGCAATGGTCCGACAGGCAGGACAGCGTCGCCCCGTTCGAAAGCGCAACCGACAGCTTCACGTTCGTCAACGCTTCGCTGGCGTGGAAGCCGCTGCGCGGAAACGACAACGTGACCGTCACGCTTCAGGCGAACAACCTGTTCGACGCCGAGGGGCGCCGCCATGCGAGCTTCACCAAGGATTTCGTCCCGCTCGCCGGGCGCAATTTCAAGATTGGCGTACGGACCAGCTTCTGA
- a CDS encoding M20 metallopeptidase family protein, whose translation MLHPDLLDSARSLSDRIVALRRAIHAEPELGLHTPLTMAKVRAALAHLPLEWREGTSTTGQVAVLKGQRGDGRRVLLRGDMDALPMAEETGLDFASTIAGRMHACGHDTHTAMLAGAVELLAGRRDEFAGEVLFMFQPGEEGFHGARFMLDDGLLGGDRYGPLPDAAFALHIMPNAPHGVFAGRAGPLMAAADQFDIVVKGKGGHASMPHETRDPVPAACAIVGALQAMVTRRFDAADAVVVTVTRLDAGTAHNIIPDFARLRGTIRTLSARNRAAVHAAMAEVADGAAAAHGVAAEVTITEGFPVTLCDERAVATGRAVAAEVVGDGAWRELPAPIMGAEDFAYVIEKVPGAMFFLGVAQEGDDWQQCCGIHSPRMMVDESALPHGTAMLAGCALRFLERGFD comes from the coding sequence ATGCTGCATCCCGATCTGCTCGATTCCGCCCGTTCGCTCTCCGATCGCATTGTCGCCCTGCGCCGCGCCATTCATGCGGAGCCGGAGCTGGGCCTCCACACTCCGCTGACGATGGCCAAAGTGCGCGCGGCGCTGGCGCACCTGCCGCTGGAATGGCGCGAAGGCACGTCGACCACCGGGCAGGTCGCCGTGCTGAAGGGCCAGCGCGGCGATGGTCGCCGCGTCCTGCTGCGCGGGGACATGGACGCGCTGCCGATGGCGGAGGAAACGGGGCTCGATTTTGCCTCGACCATTGCGGGCCGGATGCATGCCTGCGGACATGATACGCATACGGCAATGCTGGCCGGCGCGGTCGAGCTGCTGGCGGGCCGGCGCGACGAATTCGCGGGCGAAGTCCTGTTCATGTTCCAGCCGGGGGAGGAGGGGTTTCACGGCGCGCGCTTCATGCTCGACGATGGGCTGCTGGGCGGCGATCGCTACGGACCGCTGCCCGATGCCGCCTTTGCGCTCCATATCATGCCCAACGCGCCGCACGGGGTCTTCGCCGGCCGGGCGGGCCCGCTGATGGCGGCAGCCGATCAATTCGACATTGTCGTGAAGGGCAAGGGCGGCCACGCCTCCATGCCGCACGAAACGCGCGACCCCGTACCGGCCGCCTGCGCCATCGTGGGCGCGTTGCAGGCGATGGTCACACGCCGGTTCGACGCCGCCGATGCCGTCGTCGTCACCGTAACTCGCCTCGATGCGGGGACGGCGCACAACATCATTCCCGACTTTGCCCGCCTGCGCGGAACGATCCGCACGCTGTCGGCAAGGAACCGCGCTGCCGTTCACGCGGCAATGGCCGAAGTGGCCGATGGCGCGGCCGCAGCGCATGGAGTGGCTGCCGAAGTGACGATTACCGAAGGGTTTCCGGTCACCCTGTGCGACGAACGTGCAGTGGCGACGGGCCGTGCGGTCGCGGCAGAGGTTGTCGGCGACGGGGCCTGGCGTGAATTGCCGGCACCGATCATGGGGGCGGAAGATTTCGCCTATGTGATCGAGAAAGTGCCGGGGGCGATGTTCTTCCTGGGCGTGGCGCAGGAAGGTGATGACTGGCAGCAGTGCTGCGGCATCCACAGCCCGCGCATGATGGTCGATGAAAGCGCATTGCCGCACGGCACGGCCATGCTGGCCGGCTGCGCGCTGCGGTTTCTCGAACGCGGGTTCGACTGA
- the rpe gene encoding ribulose-phosphate 3-epimerase, which produces MTVPLVSPSILSADFARLGEEVRAIDAAGADWIHIDVMDGHYVPNITIGPAVVKALRPHTDKPFDVHLMIAPVDPYLEAFAEAGADIITVHPEAGPHTHRTLQAIRGLGKKAGVVLNPGTSVDALEYLIDLADLVLVMSVNPGFGGQSFIDSQLRKIEAIRRMIDATGREIHLEVDGGVNRDTARLCIDAGADVLVAGSATFKGGPDRYAANIAALKGAH; this is translated from the coding sequence ATGACCGTTCCGCTCGTTTCCCCTTCCATCCTTTCGGCCGACTTCGCTCGGCTTGGCGAAGAAGTGCGCGCAATCGACGCGGCAGGGGCGGACTGGATCCATATCGACGTGATGGATGGGCATTATGTGCCCAACATCACCATCGGCCCCGCCGTGGTGAAGGCCCTGCGCCCGCACACCGACAAGCCGTTCGACGTCCACCTGATGATTGCCCCGGTCGATCCCTATCTGGAAGCTTTTGCCGAAGCCGGGGCCGATATCATCACCGTTCACCCGGAAGCCGGGCCGCACACGCATCGCACGCTTCAGGCCATTCGCGGCCTGGGCAAGAAGGCGGGCGTCGTGCTCAATCCCGGCACATCGGTGGATGCGCTGGAATATCTGATCGATCTGGCCGATCTGGTGCTGGTGATGAGCGTCAATCCCGGGTTCGGCGGGCAGAGCTTCATCGATAGCCAGCTGCGCAAGATCGAAGCGATCCGGCGAATGATCGACGCCACGGGGCGCGAAATTCATCTGGAGGTCGATGGCGGCGTCAACCGCGATACCGCCCGGCTGTGCATCGACGCGGGGGCCGATGTTCTGGTCGCCGGCTCCGCAACGTTCAAGGGCGGGCCGGATCGGTATGCCGCCAATATCGCCGCGCTGAAGGGAGCGCATTGA
- a CDS encoding heparinase II/III family protein, translating into MTGTASLADPGVRRSDANREVSPALPLGDNVDETLVRTEADHRELLEPGRALVLSDLAPPRLDAGEALIRFAYRIGVPGTTLTAPFAKAARPRLIGTVESPLEGDRAAGVALRAGHFLVHGVKAPIAQMEFESSTRLTPPFERIVHGFGWLRDLAASAPREQCVATAERVLRAWLDANPAPGKGPAWEIEHVGNRLRNWIVFAPLILSGEGTQLRGRVLSAISETARWLDRKVARADDGLGAVAGWTALVAAGLLLPDGKPRRLYAEAGLARALGELVAEDGGVLSRSPLAQIDAIAALVDLRACYVSVKREPAPFVNTMLELLVPPLLSLLHGDGALGNWQGAGAVRAERIAALIEASGVRTRPLKDARQWGYQRVAARKSVLVFDAAPPPLPRHARAGCASTLAFEFSADGQRIVGNCGGAAFAGGQVPVRIEQGLRGTAAHSTLVLDDANSTAVLLHGKLGNGVNEVEIDRRTLDLNGGSATRLEASHDGYAARHGLMHRRILILRDNGHELRGEDVLLPAGKTGKRGRIGYAIRFHLGRGVEVRLSDDKLGAGLALPDGSFWQFRLARSDNDGELSIEESLWVDGQGRAHPVEQLVIQGMTSRSGGNFSWLFKKMG; encoded by the coding sequence ATGACCGGGACGGCGTCGCTGGCAGATCCCGGCGTCCGCCGTTCCGACGCCAATCGCGAGGTTTCGCCTGCCCTGCCGCTGGGCGATAATGTCGACGAGACACTGGTCCGCACCGAAGCCGATCACCGGGAACTGCTCGAACCGGGCCGCGCGCTGGTCCTGTCCGATCTCGCGCCGCCCCGGCTGGACGCGGGCGAGGCGCTGATACGGTTCGCCTATCGCATCGGGGTGCCCGGTACGACACTGACTGCCCCCTTCGCCAAGGCGGCACGGCCGCGGCTGATCGGCACGGTGGAAAGCCCGCTGGAAGGCGACAGGGCGGCCGGGGTTGCCCTGCGCGCGGGGCATTTCCTGGTTCACGGCGTCAAGGCGCCGATCGCGCAAATGGAATTCGAATCGAGCACGCGCCTGACGCCGCCGTTCGAACGGATCGTCCACGGTTTCGGATGGCTGCGCGATCTTGCCGCCAGTGCGCCGCGCGAGCAATGCGTGGCAACGGCGGAGCGGGTGCTGCGCGCCTGGCTGGACGCGAACCCCGCGCCGGGCAAGGGGCCGGCGTGGGAGATCGAGCATGTCGGCAATCGCCTGCGCAACTGGATCGTCTTCGCCCCGCTGATCCTTTCCGGCGAAGGCACACAATTGCGCGGCCGGGTCCTGTCCGCCATTTCCGAAACCGCCCGCTGGCTCGATCGAAAGGTGGCCCGGGCCGACGACGGGCTCGGCGCGGTTGCCGGCTGGACGGCGCTGGTCGCGGCAGGCCTGCTCCTGCCCGACGGCAAGCCGCGCCGGCTCTATGCCGAAGCCGGCCTGGCCCGCGCCCTGGGCGAACTGGTGGCTGAAGATGGCGGCGTGCTTTCACGCAGCCCGCTCGCCCAGATTGACGCCATTGCGGCGCTGGTCGATCTGCGCGCCTGCTACGTTTCGGTGAAGCGTGAGCCTGCGCCTTTCGTCAACACGATGCTGGAACTGCTCGTGCCCCCGCTGCTGTCGCTGCTTCATGGCGATGGGGCGCTGGGCAACTGGCAGGGGGCCGGTGCGGTGCGGGCCGAACGGATCGCCGCGCTGATCGAAGCGAGCGGGGTGCGCACCCGTCCGCTCAAGGACGCGCGCCAGTGGGGCTACCAGCGGGTCGCCGCGCGCAAATCCGTCCTGGTGTTCGACGCCGCGCCGCCGCCGCTGCCCCGCCACGCACGCGCCGGCTGCGCATCGACGCTGGCTTTCGAATTTTCCGCCGACGGTCAACGAATCGTGGGCAATTGCGGGGGCGCCGCATTCGCCGGCGGGCAGGTTCCGGTGCGGATCGAGCAGGGCCTGCGCGGCACGGCGGCGCATTCGACCCTGGTGCTCGACGATGCCAATTCGACCGCTGTCCTTCTCCACGGCAAACTGGGCAACGGCGTCAACGAGGTCGAAATCGACCGCCGAACGCTCGATCTCAATGGCGGCAGTGCGACCCGGCTGGAAGCGAGCCACGATGGCTATGCCGCCCGGCACGGCCTGATGCACCGCCGCATTCTGATCCTGCGCGACAACGGGCACGAGCTGCGGGGGGAGGACGTGTTGCTTCCCGCCGGCAAGACGGGCAAGCGCGGCAGAATCGGCTATGCGATTCGTTTCCACCTCGGTCGCGGGGTCGAAGTGCGCCTGTCGGACGACAAGCTCGGCGCGGGTCTGGCTTTGCCGGACGGCAGCTTCTGGCAGTTCCGCCTGGCGCGCAGCGACAACGACGGCGAACTGTCGATCGAGGAAAGCCTGTGGGTCGACGGACAGGGCAGGGCCCATCCGGTCGAACAACTGGTCATCCAGGGGATGACATCGCGCAGCGGGGGGAATTTCTCCTGGCTGTTCAAGAAAATGGGATAG
- the purH gene encoding bifunctional phosphoribosylaminoimidazolecarboxamide formyltransferase/IMP cyclohydrolase: MSDVTIRRALLSVSDKGGLVDLGTRLAQAGVELVSTGGTARALRDAGLDVRDVSEVTGFPEMMDGRVKTLHPMVHGGLLAVRDNPEHAAAMDAHGIGGIDLVVVNLYPFEATVARGAGRDDIIENIDIGGPSMVRSAAKNHQFVTIVTDPADYADLVEELAANDGATSLPFRRKMAAKAFAATAAYDSMISQWFAFADQGQEFPDFLALNGRAPVSLRYGENPHQQAALYTPVGPHAHGIAQAEQLQGKELSYNNYNDADAALELCAEFRGQSPAVVIVKHANPCGVAQRASLREAWDAALACDSVSAFGGIVCVNTELDGPTAEAICEIFTEVVIAPSVSDAAREAFARKKNLRLLVTGELPDPRRNGLSVKPITGGLLVQGRDSGSIGEGDLKVVTERTPTDRELQDCLFAWTVARHVKSNAIVYAKDGATAGIGAGQMNRRDSSRIAAMKASEAAGKYGWDTPQTVGSAVASDAFFPFADGLLAAVEAGATAVIQPGGSIRDEEVIAAANEAGLAMVFTGMRHFRH; this comes from the coding sequence GTGAGCGACGTGACGATCAGGCGGGCACTGCTTTCGGTGTCCGACAAGGGCGGTCTTGTGGATCTGGGCACGCGACTGGCCCAGGCCGGGGTCGAACTGGTATCCACCGGTGGCACCGCGCGCGCGCTGCGCGACGCCGGGCTGGACGTGCGCGACGTGTCCGAAGTGACCGGCTTTCCCGAAATGATGGATGGTCGGGTCAAGACCTTGCATCCCATGGTCCACGGCGGCCTGCTGGCGGTGCGCGACAACCCCGAACACGCCGCCGCGATGGACGCGCACGGGATCGGCGGAATCGACCTTGTCGTGGTCAACCTCTATCCGTTCGAGGCGACCGTTGCGCGCGGCGCGGGGCGTGACGACATCATCGAGAACATCGATATCGGCGGGCCGAGCATGGTTCGCTCTGCCGCGAAGAACCACCAGTTCGTGACCATCGTCACCGATCCAGCCGATTATGCCGATCTGGTGGAAGAACTGGCCGCCAACGATGGCGCGACTTCGCTGCCTTTCCGCCGGAAGATGGCGGCCAAGGCTTTTGCTGCCACCGCCGCCTATGATTCCATGATCAGCCAGTGGTTCGCCTTCGCCGATCAGGGGCAGGAGTTTCCGGATTTTCTCGCGCTCAACGGGCGGGCGCCTGTCTCGCTGCGTTATGGCGAAAATCCGCATCAGCAGGCAGCGCTCTATACCCCCGTCGGCCCGCACGCGCACGGGATCGCGCAGGCCGAACAGCTCCAGGGCAAGGAACTGAGCTACAACAACTATAACGATGCCGACGCCGCGCTGGAGCTGTGCGCCGAATTTCGCGGGCAGAGCCCGGCGGTGGTGATCGTGAAGCACGCCAATCCCTGCGGCGTGGCCCAGCGCGCGAGCTTGCGCGAAGCCTGGGATGCTGCGCTCGCCTGCGACAGCGTTTCGGCCTTCGGCGGCATCGTATGCGTCAATACCGAGCTTGACGGCCCGACAGCGGAAGCGATCTGCGAGATCTTTACCGAAGTCGTCATCGCCCCTTCGGTCAGCGATGCAGCGCGCGAAGCGTTCGCGCGGAAAAAGAACCTGCGCCTGCTGGTGACCGGCGAATTGCCCGATCCGCGCCGCAACGGGCTTTCGGTCAAGCCCATCACGGGCGGGCTGCTAGTTCAGGGGCGCGATAGCGGCTCGATCGGGGAAGGCGACCTGAAAGTCGTGACCGAACGCACACCGACGGATCGGGAACTGCAGGATTGCCTGTTCGCCTGGACAGTCGCGCGCCACGTCAAATCCAACGCAATTGTCTATGCAAAGGATGGCGCAACCGCCGGGATCGGCGCGGGCCAGATGAACCGCCGCGATTCGAGCCGCATTGCGGCGATGAAGGCGAGCGAGGCGGCCGGGAAGTACGGCTGGGACACGCCGCAGACCGTCGGCAGTGCGGTCGCATCCGACGCGTTCTTCCCTTTCGCGGACGGGCTGCTCGCCGCGGTGGAGGCTGGCGCGACGGCGGTGATCCAGCCGGGCGGTTCGATCCGGGACGAGGAAGTGATCGCCGCGGCAAACGAAGCCGGCCTTGCGATGGTCTTCACCGGGATGCGCCACTTCCGCCACTAG
- a CDS encoding saccharopine dehydrogenase family protein: protein MAQREFDIVVYGATGYTGRLVAEHFVREYGDADSGPKWAMAGRSLTKLEEVRDAIGAPADTPLVVADADDPAALVAMCQRTRVVLTTVGPYQLYGDALVAACVATGTDYADLCGEPGWMREQIDQHHAAARDSGARICFSSGFDSIPFDLGVLMLQKEAVKRFGAPAPRVRGRVRSMQGTFSGGTAASLGATMKAVAKNPALIPVLQSPFGLTPDFEGPDQPAGLAPRYEDDLGKWAAPFIMATINVKNVHRTNFLNGFPYGEDFRYDEMMLTSPGDAGKAAAQAVTEMLKNPFGAKPPQPGEGPSKAEREAGSYDLLFIGEMADGTMLHYGVKGRYDPGYGSTSRMLGETGMALLDCEAAGGIGTPGHFLGEALVARLEDHAELRFAVEE, encoded by the coding sequence ATGGCACAGCGTGAATTCGATATCGTGGTCTATGGTGCCACAGGCTACACCGGGCGGCTGGTCGCCGAACATTTCGTGCGCGAATACGGCGATGCGGACAGCGGCCCCAAATGGGCCATGGCCGGGCGCAGCCTGACCAAGCTGGAGGAAGTGCGCGACGCGATCGGCGCGCCGGCCGACACGCCGCTGGTCGTGGCCGATGCCGACGATCCGGCGGCGCTGGTGGCCATGTGCCAGCGCACCCGCGTGGTTCTGACCACCGTCGGGCCATATCAGCTTTACGGCGATGCGCTGGTGGCCGCATGCGTCGCGACCGGCACCGACTATGCCGATTTGTGCGGCGAGCCCGGCTGGATGCGCGAACAGATCGACCAACACCACGCCGCCGCCAGGGACAGCGGCGCGCGCATCTGCTTTTCCAGCGGCTTCGATTCGATCCCTTTCGACCTCGGCGTGCTGATGCTGCAGAAAGAGGCCGTGAAACGTTTCGGCGCACCGGCCCCGCGCGTGCGCGGCCGCGTTCGTTCGATGCAGGGCACCTTTTCCGGCGGGACCGCCGCCAGTCTGGGGGCAACGATGAAAGCAGTGGCGAAGAACCCCGCCCTGATTCCGGTGCTGCAAAGCCCCTTCGGCCTGACGCCAGACTTCGAAGGGCCGGACCAGCCGGCGGGCCTGGCCCCCCGTTACGAGGACGATCTGGGCAAGTGGGCCGCGCCGTTCATCATGGCGACGATCAACGTCAAGAACGTCCACCGGACCAACTTCCTGAACGGTTTCCCTTATGGTGAGGACTTTCGATACGACGAAATGATGCTCACCAGTCCCGGCGATGCCGGCAAGGCCGCGGCGCAGGCCGTAACCGAAATGCTGAAGAATCCCTTCGGCGCCAAACCGCCCCAGCCCGGCGAAGGGCCAAGCAAGGCGGAACGCGAAGCCGGTTCCTACGATTTGCTGTTCATCGGCGAGATGGCCGATGGCACCATGCTGCATTACGGCGTGAAGGGGCGTTACGATCCGGGTTACGGATCAACCAGCCGCATGCTCGGCGAAACCGGCATGGCGCTGCTCGATTGCGAAGCCGCGGGCGGCATCGGGACCCCCGGCCATTTCCTGGGTGAAGCCCTGGTCGCGCGGCTCGAAGACCATGCGGAACTGCGCTTCGCGGTAGAAGAATAA
- a CDS encoding diacylglycerol kinase family protein: MTPADARPPRIETPSVGVIYNPRSHRNRGQDLNLGVRANIFVAQPADTASLQDALTRFAARGIDYLAINGGDGTVRDVLTAGLPVFGDTWPDLAVLPKGKTNALNVDLGAPTGWTIGAAISAWSTARRIVRRPLRVDPLDRDAPAMLGFIFGAGAYTLGIRAGQDAHRLGAFDSLAVGVTATWGVLQGLLGTDRNAWRRGVDMQIALGPEGRPMPRSDLGDPARRHFILASTLERFPAGLKPFGDAQAGLKLTVVDYPKRRLLLRMPAALTGRGPDGLEQWGLHRLNADPVDITVADEIILDGEAFPAGQYRLSSGPELRFLVP; the protein is encoded by the coding sequence ATGACCCCCGCCGACGCCCGCCCACCCAGGATCGAGACACCCTCGGTCGGGGTGATCTACAACCCGCGCAGCCACCGTAACCGCGGGCAGGACCTGAACCTGGGAGTGCGGGCCAACATCTTCGTTGCCCAGCCGGCCGATACCGCCAGCCTGCAGGATGCATTGACGCGCTTTGCCGCGCGCGGGATCGACTACCTCGCGATCAATGGCGGCGACGGCACGGTGCGCGACGTGCTGACCGCCGGCCTGCCGGTGTTCGGCGATACCTGGCCCGACCTTGCCGTATTGCCCAAGGGCAAGACAAACGCGCTCAATGTCGATCTGGGCGCGCCAACGGGCTGGACCATCGGCGCCGCCATATCGGCCTGGTCGACCGCCCGCCGCATTGTCCGCCGGCCACTGCGGGTCGATCCGCTCGACCGCGATGCACCGGCCATGCTCGGCTTCATCTTCGGGGCAGGTGCCTACACCCTGGGCATCCGCGCCGGGCAGGATGCCCATCGGCTGGGCGCGTTCGACAGTCTCGCGGTCGGGGTCACCGCGACATGGGGCGTGCTTCAGGGACTGCTGGGCACCGATCGCAACGCCTGGCGGCGCGGGGTGGACATGCAGATCGCCCTGGGGCCGGAAGGGCGGCCCATGCCGCGCAGCGACCTGGGCGATCCTGCACGACGCCATTTCATCCTCGCTTCGACGCTGGAACGGTTCCCGGCGGGTTTGAAGCCTTTCGGCGATGCGCAGGCAGGGCTCAAACTGACCGTGGTGGATTATCCCAAGCGCCGGCTGCTGTTGCGAATGCCGGCCGCCCTCACCGGGCGCGGACCGGATGGGCTGGAACAGTGGGGATTGCATCGGCTGAACGCGGACCCGGTCGACATTACGGTCGCGGACGAGATCATTCTGGACGGCGAAGCCTTCCCGGCAGGACAGTACCGCCTGTCGTCGGGGCCGGAGCTGCGCTTCCTCGTCCCATGA
- a CDS encoding DUF2141 domain-containing protein → MTFRTTLRLAAGTALAAGLVASLPANAYRQEISNDLSRCSAGNGPAVKVTVTGIKSSRGTMRVQTYRGTASEWLAKGKWLHRVEAQARRGTMTFCLPVPASGTYAVAVRHDVNGNGDTDLREDGGGMSNNPSINIFNLGKPSYRKTAFSVSSDVKPITIAMKYWG, encoded by the coding sequence ATGACATTCAGGACAACGTTACGCCTCGCTGCCGGGACCGCGCTTGCCGCAGGCCTCGTCGCGAGCCTGCCTGCCAACGCTTATCGGCAGGAAATTTCCAACGACCTGTCGCGCTGTTCCGCGGGGAACGGCCCGGCAGTGAAAGTGACCGTGACCGGGATCAAGAGCTCGCGCGGGACCATGCGCGTCCAGACCTATCGCGGCACCGCGAGCGAATGGCTTGCCAAGGGCAAATGGCTTCACCGGGTGGAGGCGCAGGCTCGCCGCGGCACGATGACGTTCTGTCTGCCCGTGCCGGCGTCCGGGACATACGCAGTGGCCGTGCGCCACGACGTCAACGGCAACGGCGATACCGATCTGCGCGAAGATGGCGGGGGCATGTCCAACAACCCCAGCATCAACATCTTCAACCTGGGCAAGCCGAGCTACCGGAAGACCGCATTTTCCGTCAGTAGTGACGTCAAGCCGATCACCATCGCGATGAAATACTGGGGCTAG